In the Rubripirellula tenax genome, one interval contains:
- a CDS encoding aldehyde dehydrogenase family protein has product MQFDENTIRSVVAQVLAEVGPLPKANGSSSHAGGQYGVFYDADSAVNAARTAFEQFRAQSMATRKQVIDIIRRVSIENCEELGMMEMNETKIGRPEHKIEKLRTLGELSPGTEFLETKCYSGDHGLAIIERAPFGVIGAITPVTHSLPTITGNAVSMLAGGNTVVVNPHPSGKLVATEGVRRFNEAIVREIGIDNLICVIAEPTLETAEALFKHRQVALICVTGGPAVGRAALNSGKRAIVAGPGNPPVVVDETADLDNAARCIIQGGSYDNNLLCIAEKEVFVVDSVFDAMMAAMRRAGAVQLDADQISKLTSKAIVKVGDDQHDAACKDFIGRDASVLAQAAGVSVPEGTELLFGETDEHHPFVTVEQMMPFIPFVRARDVDHAIELAKFYEHGFRHTAIIHSRNVHNMTKMGRELDTTLYVKNGPCMASLGLGGEGYLSFSIAGPTGEGVTTPNTFTRERRCSMIDELRVV; this is encoded by the coding sequence ATGCAATTCGACGAAAACACCATCCGCAGCGTTGTCGCTCAAGTCTTGGCCGAAGTGGGGCCGTTGCCCAAGGCGAACGGATCGTCTTCACATGCCGGTGGCCAGTATGGCGTGTTCTATGACGCGGATTCCGCGGTCAATGCTGCTCGTACCGCGTTCGAGCAATTTCGCGCCCAGTCGATGGCGACACGAAAACAAGTCATCGATATCATTCGCCGTGTCTCGATCGAGAACTGCGAAGAACTCGGCATGATGGAGATGAACGAAACAAAGATCGGTCGCCCCGAACACAAGATCGAAAAGTTGCGAACACTCGGCGAATTGTCACCAGGAACCGAGTTCTTAGAAACCAAGTGTTACAGCGGTGATCACGGGTTGGCGATCATCGAACGAGCGCCGTTTGGAGTCATCGGTGCTATCACTCCCGTGACGCACAGTTTGCCCACCATCACGGGCAACGCGGTCAGCATGTTGGCAGGTGGAAACACCGTCGTGGTCAATCCCCACCCGTCCGGCAAGCTGGTTGCCACCGAGGGTGTGCGTCGATTCAATGAAGCGATCGTTCGCGAGATCGGCATCGACAACTTGATCTGCGTGATTGCCGAACCGACGTTGGAAACGGCGGAAGCCCTGTTCAAACATCGCCAGGTTGCATTGATTTGTGTGACCGGCGGACCGGCCGTCGGCCGCGCTGCATTGAACAGCGGCAAACGCGCGATTGTAGCAGGACCGGGCAACCCGCCCGTCGTGGTTGATGAAACTGCTGATTTGGACAACGCGGCGCGGTGCATCATTCAAGGCGGTTCCTACGACAACAACCTGCTTTGCATCGCAGAAAAAGAAGTCTTCGTCGTCGACAGTGTTTTCGATGCGATGATGGCAGCGATGCGTCGCGCAGGTGCCGTGCAACTCGATGCCGATCAAATCAGCAAGCTGACCAGCAAGGCCATCGTCAAGGTCGGCGACGATCAACACGATGCGGCTTGCAAGGACTTCATTGGTCGCGACGCATCCGTTCTTGCCCAGGCAGCAGGCGTATCGGTTCCCGAGGGCACCGAGTTGTTGTTCGGTGAAACCGACGAGCATCATCCCTTTGTCACCGTAGAACAGATGATGCCGTTCATTCCGTTCGTTCGAGCCCGCGATGTCGATCACGCAATCGAGCTTGCCAAGTTCTACGAACACGGTTTCCGACACACCGCCATCATTCACTCTCGAAACGTCCACAACATGACCAAAATGGGTCGTGAATTGGACACGACCCTGTACGTCAAGAACGGGCCTTGCATGGCTTCGCTCGGATTGGGCGGTGAAGGCTATTTGTCGTTTTCGATCGCCGGACCAACCGGTGAGGGTGTCACGACGCCCAACACGTTCACTCGCGAACGTCGTTGCAGCATGATCGACGAATTGCGAGTGGTATAA
- a CDS encoding EutN/CcmL family microcompartment protein produces MFIAKVTGSVVATQKVDSMRGHKLLVVEPYRLDEKKRGSMVTTGRTFIAVDTLGSGEGDFVLICQGSSARLTPETKDLPIDAVVIGIVDSVHIEKLNVYDRNRE; encoded by the coding sequence ATGTTTATCGCAAAGGTTACCGGTTCGGTTGTCGCAACGCAAAAAGTGGACTCGATGAGAGGACACAAATTGTTGGTGGTTGAACCCTACCGACTAGACGAGAAGAAGCGTGGATCCATGGTGACGACGGGGCGCACATTCATCGCCGTTGATACGCTTGGCAGCGGCGAAGGAGACTTCGTTTTGATTTGCCAGGGGAGCAGCGCACGATTGACTCCCGAAACAAAGGACCTGCCCATCGATGCCGTTGTGATCGGCATCGTCGACAGCGTCCATATCGAAAAGCTAAACGTCTACGACCGGAATCGTGAATAA
- a CDS encoding acetate/propionate family kinase — MLVLVANLGSTSFKYRLFDMSDERCLARGAVDRIGDPMSHCEVEIGDWKDERSMPVADHGVAVAACLEQLTNPEHGVLKDASEVAAIGFKAVHGGRLSGVFVVDDNVLDAMGEMNAAAPAHNPPYIAAMKLLRERFPDLPLIAAFETDFHQTVPAPRREYAIPREWADGFHIRRYGFHGASHRFIAGRAAEVLGCNDARVISCHLGGSSSLTAIVGGKSVMTTMGMTPQTGLPQNNRVGDFDPFALPLIIEKTGLTLDEVLRKLASEGGLLGLSDRSGDMRDLEEAAAAGDEKSQLALDAFVEEVRRHMGGMIVAMGGVDAIVFTGGIGEKGKDVRKNVCANLEELGIVVDVDANDAIKGEGSFHATGSRTQLLVIPTNEEVIVARQCVERLQDPRNPG, encoded by the coding sequence GTGCTTGTTCTTGTAGCGAACCTAGGATCGACCAGCTTCAAGTATCGATTGTTCGATATGTCCGACGAGCGTTGTTTGGCGCGAGGGGCAGTCGATCGCATCGGTGACCCCATGAGCCATTGTGAAGTCGAGATCGGCGATTGGAAGGATGAACGATCGATGCCGGTGGCTGACCATGGCGTGGCGGTTGCTGCGTGCTTGGAACAGTTGACCAATCCTGAGCATGGAGTGCTGAAGGATGCATCGGAGGTTGCCGCGATCGGATTCAAAGCCGTTCACGGTGGTCGTCTATCGGGTGTCTTTGTCGTCGACGACAATGTGCTTGATGCGATGGGGGAAATGAACGCTGCGGCTCCGGCGCACAATCCTCCCTACATCGCGGCGATGAAGTTGCTTCGCGAGCGGTTTCCGGATCTTCCGCTCATTGCGGCATTTGAAACCGATTTTCACCAAACTGTTCCGGCGCCGCGACGAGAGTATGCGATTCCGCGTGAATGGGCAGATGGGTTTCACATCCGTCGGTATGGATTCCACGGCGCAAGCCATCGATTTATCGCCGGCCGCGCCGCAGAAGTTCTTGGATGCAACGACGCTCGCGTGATCTCGTGTCACTTGGGTGGCAGCAGTTCACTGACTGCGATCGTCGGCGGGAAGAGCGTGATGACAACGATGGGAATGACACCTCAAACAGGATTGCCTCAAAACAATCGTGTCGGCGATTTCGACCCGTTTGCTTTGCCTTTGATCATCGAAAAAACCGGTCTAACGCTCGACGAAGTGTTGAGAAAGTTGGCGAGTGAAGGCGGGCTTTTGGGATTGAGCGATCGCAGTGGCGACATGCGAGACCTGGAAGAGGCGGCCGCTGCGGGCGACGAGAAATCGCAACTCGCTTTGGACGCGTTTGTCGAAGAAGTTCGTCGGCACATGGGGGGAATGATCGTGGCGATGGGTGGCGTCGATGCGATCGTGTTCACGGGCGGAATCGGTGAAAAGGGCAAGGATGTTCGCAAGAACGTTTGTGCCAACTTGGAAGAGCTTGGCATCGTGGTTGACGTGGATGCCAACGACGCGATCAAGGGTGAAGGATCGTTCCACGCCACCGGCAGTCGCACACAGTTGTTGGTGATTCCGACAAACGAAGAAGTCATCGTCGCTCGACAATGTGTCGAGCGTTTGCAAGACCCGCGAAACCCCGGTTAA
- a CDS encoding BMC domain-containing protein, producing the protein MNDAIGLIETKGLLPLIEATDAMAKAANVQIVKRVDIGGAYVTTIVSGDVGSVRAAVEAGAAAAAQVGELVGSHIIPRPAEGLAAALLS; encoded by the coding sequence ATGAATGATGCAATCGGCTTGATTGAAACCAAAGGTTTGTTGCCCCTGATCGAAGCGACGGATGCGATGGCCAAAGCTGCCAACGTGCAAATCGTAAAGCGTGTTGACATCGGTGGCGCTTACGTCACCACCATCGTCAGCGGTGACGTCGGCAGCGTTCGCGCTGCTGTCGAAGCTGGTGCCGCCGCCGCCGCGCAAGTCGGCGAATTGGTCGGCAGCCACATCATCCCGCGTCCGGCCGAAGGTCTTGCCGCCGCATTGTTGTCGTAG
- a CDS encoding BMC domain-containing protein: MAKVSEALGMIECKGFISLVEACDAMMKAANVQFMGWDKVGSGLCSAFVTGDVAAVKAATDAGAAAAGRVGEVVSVQVIPRPHEDVTKVLKFPAPKK, encoded by the coding sequence ATGGCAAAAGTTAGCGAAGCGCTCGGCATGATCGAGTGCAAAGGTTTCATCTCCTTGGTCGAAGCTTGCGACGCAATGATGAAGGCAGCAAACGTTCAATTCATGGGCTGGGACAAAGTCGGCAGCGGCTTGTGCAGCGCATTCGTCACCGGCGACGTTGCTGCGGTGAAGGCAGCGACCGACGCGGGTGCAGCAGCAGCCGGCCGTGTCGGCGAAGTTGTCAGTGTGCAAGTCATCCCTCGTCCTCACGAGGATGTGACCAAGGTCTTGAAGTTCCCCGCACCCAAAAAGTAA
- the pduL gene encoding phosphate propanoyltransferase codes for MNSTSLDRSLVEQLVRQALRQSSPTSTASPAVASANAPGWVDGKPNLRVSISARHCHLTDEHVEILFGAGSVLKAEKDLYQDGFYAAEQTVMVVGPRRRMLGSVRVLGPTRPFSQVELALTDSISLGIDAPVRHSGKIDGTPGCVLVGPAGSVQLTQGVIRAARHVHMNFADCEHFGVHDGDMMKLKISSPDCSVTFEDVLVRADKAAKLEVHIDTDEGNACNLDAATEVVLKKSGCGCEKK; via the coding sequence ATGAATTCAACTTCCCTCGATCGAAGTCTCGTTGAACAATTGGTAAGGCAAGCGCTTCGCCAATCTTCCCCAACTTCGACGGCAAGCCCCGCAGTCGCTTCAGCCAATGCGCCTGGATGGGTCGACGGCAAACCCAATCTGCGTGTCAGCATTTCGGCGCGGCATTGCCACCTAACAGACGAACACGTCGAGATCCTTTTTGGAGCCGGTTCGGTTTTGAAAGCCGAAAAGGATCTGTACCAGGACGGTTTCTATGCGGCCGAACAAACCGTGATGGTGGTCGGTCCGCGTCGCCGGATGCTTGGCAGCGTCCGGGTTCTCGGCCCAACACGTCCATTCAGCCAAGTTGAATTGGCACTCACGGATTCCATTTCACTGGGCATCGACGCACCGGTTCGCCATAGCGGCAAAATCGATGGCACACCTGGATGTGTGCTGGTCGGCCCCGCCGGCAGCGTCCAGTTGACGCAAGGCGTCATTCGCGCCGCCCGACACGTTCACATGAACTTTGCCGATTGCGAACACTTTGGTGTTCACGATGGCGACATGATGAAACTGAAAATTTCCAGCCCCGACTGCAGCGTCACTTTTGAAGACGTGTTGGTTCGAGCCGACAAGGCAGCCAAGTTGGAAGTTCACATCGATACAGACGAAGGCAACGCCTGCAACTTGGACGCAGCCACCGAAGTCGTTCTGAAGAAAAGCGGCTGCGGCTGCGAGAAAAAATAG